Within the Thermostichus lividus PCC 6715 genome, the region CTTTTTATCGCATTTTAATCCACCTTCAAAGATAGTCATTGATGGCAAGGAGCCAACCTCACTACCCATTGAACCCCCCAGTTGGTTGTCTGGCTTGCCGTTCGAGTCATACATGATGATACTAGATGTGCTCACGTATCTTCCTGATGATATTTTGGCTAAGGTAGATCGGGCAGCAATGGGGGTTAGCTTAGAAACCCGCATTCCTCTGTTAGATCACCGCATTGTTGAATTTGCCTGTGCTGTGCCGCTATCGATGAAAATCAAGCAGCAAACAGGAAAACACATTCTGCGTCATATCCTTTATCAGCATGTTCCTAAAGAACTCATTGAACGGCCAAAGATGGGATTTCGTGTTCCTATTGCCCAGTGGCTACGCCATGAACTACGAGAGTGGGTCGAGGACTTATTGAACCCTACACGACTCAAACAAGAGGGTTTTTTGTATCCTGAATCTATTTGGCAGTACTGGCAAGAACATCGTCAAGGACATCGCAACTGGGCTTTTCCGCTTTGGGATATTTTAATGTTTCAGGCATGGCTAGAAAACAATCGTTCAGTGTAATGACTTGCTTATGTTTCCGTATTTTCTAGTATTTGCCCTAACCAGCTTCCCGATCATTATCGAAGTACCCCAGTGGTATAAAGTCTTTCTTTTTTGTGTTTATGTACTATTTATTGGTTTACGTTTTGAAGTAGGTGGAGATTGGACAGGATATCTTTATATTTTTGAGAGTGTTAAATTCACACCTTGGTTTGGATATGAAACTACATCTTATGATCTGGGCTACTATTGGATCAATAAGATTGCTATTGCCTTAAATCAAGATATATATTTTGTTAATTTTTGTGTCGCCATTATTTTTGTTTCTTGTCTTTTCAATTTTTGCAATAAATTAAAAAATCCATACCTAGGTCTAAGCGTTGCATTTCCTTATTTGACTACAGTTGTAGCAATGGGATACACACGCCAAGCTGCAGCCATTGGTTTTGAACTGTTAGCTATCCTTGCACTTACTCAAAATAAGCGATTAAGATTTTTCGTCTATTTCTTTTTGGCCTTGTTATTTCATAAAACTGTAATATTTTTACTTTTAGTTCCACTTTTAATAACAATGATAAAATCAATAAAAGAAAAGAAAGTAATTAATATTACTTACCTAGTGATATTGACTTTTGTGCTGTTAGTCGGCACAACAATAATTATAGAATCAACTCCTAGATTTGCTAGCAGCTACATAGAAGGTCAAATGTCATCCTCAGGAGCGTTAATTAGATTAACAATGAACCTATTGCCTGCGATAATCTTTCTTCTAGAATATTATAGAGGTAAAAATTTCTTCAAACATTCACCAAAGGTTTATTTGGCATTATCTTGGTTAGTTATTTTCTCATTCTTGCTTCTGCTAACAGGCTCAACAACTACTGCCGATCGCCTCGCTTTATACTTAATTCCTATTCAACTCTATGTCTTTGGAAATTTACCGTATCTTTTCTTCCCAAAGCAACGTCAGCTATTTTTTCGTTGGCTCTTTCTAGTGATTGGGTACAGTTTTGTGGTACTATGGGTGTGGCTTCAATTTGCAGATCACGCTTTTGCGTGGCTTCCTTACCGAATGTATCCTTTTATTTAAGATGACGGTTCAATCTGTTTCTAATAGCGTTGAATTAAGATCACTGTCAATTTTATTGCTGTGCAACAATGCTCAGATGTTGCTCAACTTTCGAAGTGAGCTAATTGCAGATCTTGCAAATGCAGGCTTAGAGGTGCACTGTTTAGCACCTGATTTTTCTGAGGTAGAGAAATCAAAGCTCAATGCTCTTGGTGCAATTTGTCATAGTTTTTATCTTGTTCGCAATAGCATTAATCCCTTAGATGATATAAAGTCCTTTTTTTCATTAGTCAAATTAATGAAACAAGTCAATCCCGATTCTATATTAGCGATTAGCGCGAAGCCAATTATTTGGGGATTATTAGCTTCTAATTTCGTTAATGTCAAATCACGACTTGTCCTATTTACTGGTTTGGGCTATGCATTCACACCGACTGACAAGTTAAAGCAAAATCTATTAAAAAATCTTTTAACCTTTTTGTATAAGCTGACGTTACCTTTTGCCCATAAGGTTATTTTCCAAAATCCAGATGATTGCTGTGAAATTACTGAGATTTGCGGTCTGAATCAGGATAAAACGCTAGTTATCAAAGGAACTGGAGTTAACCTTCAAGAGTGGCCTTTTTGTCCGCCTCATCTTACGCCTCTGACGTTTACACTTGTTGCAAGATTGCTTATTGAAAAAGGCATCCTTGAATTTTTAGCGGCTGCTCAGCACCTAAAAGCTATCTATCCTCAAGTGCAATTTTGGTTGATTGGTGGGCTAGACACAAACCCAGGTAGCTTATCTCAGTCGCAGATAGATGAATTTATAGCCTCAGGGGTGGTTGAGTGGTTTGGCTTTGTGAATGTCAAGGACTATTTACCCATCACCAGTGTCTTTGTCTTACCGTCTTATTACCGTGAAGGCGTTCCCCGCAGCACTCAAGAAGCCATGGCCATGGGGCGACCGGTCATTACGACTGATGTCCCAGGTTGTCGCGAAACGGTTGTTGACGGCCACAATGGTTTTCTCATTCCACCCCGAGATGTTGCTGCCCTTATTGAGGCAATGCAGAGGTTTATTGAGAACCCTGATCTGATTCCATCCATGGGCTACAACAGCTACCAGATGGCGGTGGAGCTGTTCGATGTCAGGAAAATCAATGCCCAGTACCTCAAACTACTCCGTGAGTGCTAGTCTTCTTAGGAGCTAAACTTGCAAGCTGCTGTACATGGCTGATTGTTCTATGCCTTTTGACTCTTTAGGAAAAACACAAATTGCTGTTGTTGGGTTGGGTTACGTTGGCTTACCATTGGCCGTTGAATTCGGCAAGCCTTACCATACTATTGGTTATGATGTCAATGCGCAGCGCATTGCGGAGTTAACTCAAGGCAGTGACCAAACTGGAGAAGTTAGTAAGGCAGATTTACAAGCCTCTACACTACTGACCTACACGACCAGTTTAGACGCGCTAAAAACCTGCAACGTCTTTATTATTGCTGTACCGACCCCGATTGATCGCTATAAAATCCCTGACTTAACACCTCTGAAGAAAGCCTCTGCCAGTATTGGCCGAGTGTTATCTGCTAACTGTATCGTCATTTATGAATCTACGGTTTATCCGGGGGT harbors:
- a CDS encoding EpsG family protein — protein: MFPYFLVFALTSFPIIIEVPQWYKVFLFCVYVLFIGLRFEVGGDWTGYLYIFESVKFTPWFGYETTSYDLGYYWINKIAIALNQDIYFVNFCVAIIFVSCLFNFCNKLKNPYLGLSVAFPYLTTVVAMGYTRQAAAIGFELLAILALTQNKRLRFFVYFFLALLFHKTVIFLLLVPLLITMIKSIKEKKVINITYLVILTFVLLVGTTIIIESTPRFASSYIEGQMSSSGALIRLTMNLLPAIIFLLEYYRGKNFFKHSPKVYLALSWLVIFSFLLLLTGSTTTADRLALYLIPIQLYVFGNLPYLFFPKQRQLFFRWLFLVIGYSFVVLWVWLQFADHAFAWLPYRMYPFI
- a CDS encoding glycosyltransferase family 4 protein, which codes for MTVQSVSNSVELRSLSILLLCNNAQMLLNFRSELIADLANAGLEVHCLAPDFSEVEKSKLNALGAICHSFYLVRNSINPLDDIKSFFSLVKLMKQVNPDSILAISAKPIIWGLLASNFVNVKSRLVLFTGLGYAFTPTDKLKQNLLKNLLTFLYKLTLPFAHKVIFQNPDDCCEITEICGLNQDKTLVIKGTGVNLQEWPFCPPHLTPLTFTLVARLLIEKGILEFLAAAQHLKAIYPQVQFWLIGGLDTNPGSLSQSQIDEFIASGVVEWFGFVNVKDYLPITSVFVLPSYYREGVPRSTQEAMAMGRPVITTDVPGCRETVVDGHNGFLIPPRDVAALIEAMQRFIENPDLIPSMGYNSYQMAVELFDVRKINAQYLKLLREC